The nucleotide window AAAATTCAATAAATAATATAAAATCCCCTGCAGGCCGCAGGGGATTTTATATTTATAATTTATTTAAAAAATAATCGTATTGCTATGAGCACCAGCACTACTGCAAAGATTTTAGTGAGAATATCATGATCTACTATAAAGGCAAGTTTTGATCCAGATATACTCCCTACTATAAAACCCAGAGCAAGTAATAGCGCGATAGTTAGATCTACGTGTCCCGCTCGATAATAATTCATAAAAGCAAATATAGAAAGTGGCACCACAAACAATGCGAGACTTGTACCCTGGGCTGTAAGCTGAGGAATATTTGCAAGCAACATAAGTGCTGGCACCACAATAATCCCTCCACCTATACCAACAAGACCACTCAAAGTTCCAGCTACTAAGCCTATGGCAATATAGAGCGCAAACATGTTTTATATATCTAACTCTGCCATTTTGGCATGTGTTTGAATAAAGCTCTTACGAGGCGCAACATCAGACCCCATAAGCATATCAAAAACTTTATCAGCTTCTTCTGCGTCGTTTATAGTAACTTGTTTCAAGATACGACGTGTGTGATCCATAGTTGTCTCCCATAGCTCGTCTGCGTTCATTTCTCCGAGACCTTTATATCGCTGTACTGATATTTTCTGAACTCTAGCTTTTACTTCCTTTGCATCAGCAGTAATTTCAGTGTCTCCAGATTCTTCGGTTTCATCTTCCTCTGTGCTTTCATCTATATTTTCACTCGAACCCGCAAAAGCAACTTTTTCTTCTTCGGAATATGCATAGAAAACTTCTTTTCCTTTTTTGATCTTATATAGAGGCGGTTGAGCAATATAAATAAATCCTCCGTCCAAAAGCGGTTTGAAATATCTATAAAGTAGAGTGAGTATAAGTGTTCGAATGTGAGCTCCGTCAACGTCCGCATCAGTTGCGATTATAACTTTATGATAACGAAGTTTAGAAATATCAAATGTATCTCCGATTGCAGTTCCCATAGCCACTATCAAGTTACGCACTTGTTCTGACTGCATGATTTTATCTAGACGTGCACGCTCTATGTTTAGAATCTTTCCACGAAGTGGCAAGATAGCCTGAGTACGTCGGTCACGACCCATTTTCGCTGTACCTCCCGCAGAGTCTCCCTCTACTATAAATAGTTCTGATTCTTCAGCACTTTTACTTTGACAGTCAGCAAGCTTTCCAGGCAATGTCATACCTTCGAGTGCACCCTTACGGAGCACAGAGTCTTTTGCGGCTTTTGCAGCTTTACGCGCGCGCACCGCTAGAACAACCTTGCCTATAATAGCCTTTGCCTCATCTGGATTTTCTTCTAAGTATGCAGCAAATGCCTCACCGAAAACACTGGCTACTGCTCCTTGTGCCTCCATCGATCCTAATTTACTTTTTGTCTGTCCTTCAAATTGAATTTCGCGAAGTTTTACTGATATAACCGCAGTTAAACCTTCTAACACATCTTCTCCTGTAAAACCTCCATCAGATTCTTTGATGATGTTGTTCTTTTTTCCGTAAGTATTTAAAACACGAGTGAGGGCTGTTTTGAATCCAGTAACATGAGTACCTCCTTCTGGAGTATGAATATTGTTTGCAAAAGCAACGATCTTTGCGCTTATGTCATCTACGTATTGAAGCGCAATCTCAATCCCCACTCCATCAAGTTCCTTGTCTACATAAAATATTTTATCTTGAACCTCCTTTTCGTTTCGATTGTAATAAGAAACAAGTGATACAAGTCCACCTTCAAAATAAAAAGTTGTGGATGGGATTTCTAATTTTAAATCTTCAAAATAAAATATATCATCTAGGTCTGCGTTCCAGTCTGCTTCACGCGCATCAAGTATTGATATGCGTAATTTTTTTACCAAATAAGCTTGCTGGCGAAGATGGTTTACGATTGTATTCCAATCAAACTTTAAAGTTTTGAATATTTCTTCATCTGGTTCAAATGTAACTATAGTTCCTTTTTCTTTTGAAGATCCAATTTTTTTGACATTGGCTTTTTTCTTACCCTGAGAATATTCTTGCATGTGCTTACCACCCTCTCTGTGTACAATTGCCTGAGTGTAGATAGAAAGCGCATTTACAACAGAAGCACCCACACCATGCAAACCTCCGGAAACTTTATACCCTTCGCCGCCAAATTTTCCTCCAGCATGAAGTGTGGTCATAACAGTTTCTAGTGCAGAAACTTTTGTCTTTGCGTGAACATCTACAGGGATTCCACGTCCGTTGTCAGCAACGCGAATACGATTGTCTGGAAGTAGAACCACTTCTATGTGGTCACAATGTCCCGCCATGGCTTCGTCGCGAGAGTTATCGAAAATCTCCCACACCAAATGATGCAAGCCTTCTGGACCCGTTCCTCCGATATACATTCCAGGACGCTTACGTACTGGCTCTAGACCCTCCAAAACCGAGATATCACTAGCACTGTATGAACCTTCCTTTTTATCTGCCATAAATTAAAAAATACCCTTAAAATTAAGCTTTAATATGTTATTTATTACCCTAACATTATAGCAAAAAAATCCACTTTCTCCTAGTAGAAAATAGTGGATTTCTCCTTATTTTAAGGCCTAAAATACTACCGAATCTCGAAACCTTTATCTTGGAGAGATTTGGTTATAGAGTTCATGGATTCTGCGACTTCTATATCTGTAAGCGTCCTATCAAAACTCTGAAAAACCAACCTAAAAGCTAGACTTTTTTTGCCGTCTTTTTCAAATGAATCTAGTAAATCTGGACCTCTAACAACTAAATCCCCCATGTTCTCTCTAATTACTGGAGAAACATCTATAGAATCAACGTTGGATGGAACCCACATTGAAATATCACGTACAATAAATGGATATTGAGACCAGGGAGAAAAGTTTTCAGATTTTAACTCTAAACTATTAGGTAAAACAGAATCGTACGAACTTCCGATTTCTATATCCTTTGTATATTCTTCTAGGGTCATTTCTTGTACCCCTTTTTTATCCATCCAAGCAACATGTGTTTCTTCAACACCTGCAGCTGGAAAAACATTACCAACTTCAAATATTTTTATTTCAGATTCTCCAAGTAGTGGCGCGTTAAGTCTATTGAGCTCATACGCTTGCTTCAATCCATCACTTAGATTTGTCCGGAGCGCTTCCTTGCCCTTTGCTCCATAAGCAACATACACTTCGCCTTTTTTTGTAAATGCATAAGTATAGACTTCTCTAAATCTATCTTCGGTAAGTTTTTTCTTTGCTGATAAAATTCTATAAAAAATTTCATTTGTTTTCGGCTTGAAATCTATTATCGGTAATTCTGGTAAAACCCTATCGTATCCAAGCACTCTTCCAATCTCCTCTACCAAATCATGGGGACCAATAAGATCCAAGCGAAGTACAGATGGAGAGACGACAAAAGCCTCCCCTTCTCTACGAAAACTAATTCTCAAACGCATTAAAACATTCTCGATCTCTTCCTCTTTAAAATTTGATCCGAGTTTTTTGTTGATATAGTCAGTTGTAATTTCAATATCTTGTCTTGTCTCCCATTTCTGCTTGTCAGGAAACACATCAACAATATCTTCGAACTCTGCATCCGGACACATTTCAAATATAAGTGCTGACAGCTCTCGCATTGCATATTCTGCACGCACAGGAGATAGATCATTCTCAAATCTTTTTATTGCATCTGTAAAAAGTCCCATTCCACGGCCAGTCTTTCGCACAGTCACCGGGTCGAAGTTTGCTACTTCTAGTATTATATCTGCTGTATTCTCGTCTACCTCAGCTCGTGTTCCACCTTTCACTCCAGCAATCGCCAAAACATTATCTTCTCCGTCGGTAATCACCAAGTCGGTTTCTTTTAAATCTTTTTCTTCACCGCCAAGAAGGCTCACCTTTTTTTGACTGCCTGTTTCTTTTATTCGTATTGTACTTCCAACTTTTTTAGCATCAAA belongs to Candidatus Nomurabacteria bacterium and includes:
- a CDS encoding sulfite exporter TauE/SafE family protein, with the protein product MFALYIAIGLVAGTLSGLVGIGGGIIVVPALMLLANIPQLTAQGTSLALFVVPLSIFAFMNYYRAGHVDLTIALLLALGFIVGSISGSKLAFIVDHDILTKIFAVVLVLIAIRLFFK
- a CDS encoding phenylalanine--tRNA ligase subunit beta produces the protein MKISYNWLKSYIPDICEPDKLWDVFTFHLCEVESMDKMSDGDTIFDINILPNRAHDLLNHQGVAQELSALLDIEYKSPVDMYKIPTSKPTSLEVKIENDKCRRYMGRIVRNVKVGPSPEWVVKHLESVGQKSINNVVDATNIVMFDCGNPTHVFDAKKVGSTIRIKETGSQKKVSLLGGEEKDLKETDLVITDGEDNVLAIAGVKGGTRAEVDENTADIILEVANFDPVTVRKTGRGMGLFTDAIKRFENDLSPVRAEYAMRELSALIFEMCPDAEFEDIVDVFPDKQKWETRQDIEITTDYINKKLGSNFKEEEIENVLMRLRISFRREGEAFVVSPSVLRLDLIGPHDLVEEIGRVLGYDRVLPELPIIDFKPKTNEIFYRILSAKKKLTEDRFREVYTYAFTKKGEVYVAYGAKGKEALRTNLSDGLKQAYELNRLNAPLLGESEIKIFEVGNVFPAAGVEETHVAWMDKKGVQEMTLEEYTKDIEIGSSYDSVLPNSLELKSENFSPWSQYPFIVRDISMWVPSNVDSIDVSPVIRENMGDLVVRGPDLLDSFEKDGKKSLAFRLVFQSFDRTLTDIEVAESMNSITKSLQDKGFEIR
- a CDS encoding type IIA DNA topoisomerase subunit B produces the protein MADKKEGSYSASDISVLEGLEPVRKRPGMYIGGTGPEGLHHLVWEIFDNSRDEAMAGHCDHIEVVLLPDNRIRVADNGRGIPVDVHAKTKVSALETVMTTLHAGGKFGGEGYKVSGGLHGVGASVVNALSIYTQAIVHREGGKHMQEYSQGKKKANVKKIGSSKEKGTIVTFEPDEEIFKTLKFDWNTIVNHLRQQAYLVKKLRISILDAREADWNADLDDIFYFEDLKLEIPSTTFYFEGGLVSLVSYYNRNEKEVQDKIFYVDKELDGVGIEIALQYVDDISAKIVAFANNIHTPEGGTHVTGFKTALTRVLNTYGKKNNIIKESDGGFTGEDVLEGLTAVISVKLREIQFEGQTKSKLGSMEAQGAVASVFGEAFAAYLEENPDEAKAIIGKVVLAVRARKAAKAAKDSVLRKGALEGMTLPGKLADCQSKSAEESELFIVEGDSAGGTAKMGRDRRTQAILPLRGKILNIERARLDKIMQSEQVRNLIVAMGTAIGDTFDISKLRYHKVIIATDADVDGAHIRTLILTLLYRYFKPLLDGGFIYIAQPPLYKIKKGKEVFYAYSEEEKVAFAGSSENIDESTEEDETEESGDTEITADAKEVKARVQKISVQRYKGLGEMNADELWETTMDHTRRILKQVTINDAEEADKVFDMLMGSDVAPRKSFIQTHAKMAELDI